A portion of the Planctomicrobium piriforme genome contains these proteins:
- a CDS encoding metallophosphoesterase family protein: MSRQGFRFVHATCLCLDEHLTGTGALSAEDRQLAEDATFRAWDGIVETCIGAQVEFLLLTGNSFNTKTNSLRARVALEKGFEKLAAQHISVFVVPGTLDPATGWKKNVHLPPNVTLLGEDDQEPVAVMRDQRVMASIFVVATPNSDETRWSDAGPAALSRHQTPFRIGLVAAGTPLHWSNGQPLPAAAPGNSSAAATLVQAAIDHHTNYIALGDGLPRTEYFKGGIAHDPGCAQALSRQVTGSRGCTVINVDSDGDVTLDSVAVAPIRWEEIPVSIESHNNQNDLTERMALAMMELTPDNDERLWIVTWRLSGSGPLFDSLSAGPAQQELWKKLESELTGEKQVRRLHRLERSVDRPMPATPQKVGETRLLQDFQAILHESGDALLDQVRRELLELDWMKHHDARAIREVLNQLSRPGVFRRTQAVAAHWLE, encoded by the coding sequence ATGTCTCGCCAAGGTTTTCGTTTCGTCCATGCCACATGCCTGTGCCTGGATGAACATCTGACAGGGACAGGCGCGCTTTCCGCCGAAGACCGGCAACTTGCTGAAGACGCCACCTTCCGTGCCTGGGACGGCATTGTCGAAACCTGCATCGGCGCTCAGGTCGAGTTTCTGCTGCTGACCGGCAACTCATTCAACACCAAAACGAACAGCCTCCGCGCTCGCGTTGCGCTGGAAAAGGGCTTTGAAAAACTCGCGGCGCAGCACATCTCGGTCTTCGTTGTGCCCGGCACTCTCGATCCGGCGACAGGCTGGAAGAAGAACGTGCATCTGCCGCCGAACGTCACGCTGCTCGGCGAAGACGATCAAGAGCCGGTCGCCGTCATGCGCGATCAACGGGTGATGGCTTCGATCTTCGTCGTCGCCACTCCCAACTCGGATGAAACGCGCTGGAGCGATGCCGGTCCCGCCGCACTGTCAAGACACCAGACGCCGTTTCGCATCGGCCTTGTGGCCGCTGGCACGCCGCTCCATTGGTCCAACGGCCAGCCGCTGCCAGCTGCTGCTCCCGGCAACAGTTCCGCCGCCGCAACGCTCGTGCAGGCGGCCATCGATCATCACACCAACTACATCGCCCTCGGCGATGGCCTCCCCCGCACGGAGTACTTCAAAGGCGGTATCGCCCACGACCCCGGCTGTGCTCAGGCGTTGTCGCGTCAGGTGACCGGTTCGCGCGGCTGCACTGTCATCAATGTCGACAGTGACGGCGATGTCACGCTGGATTCCGTCGCGGTCGCGCCGATTCGCTGGGAAGAGATCCCCGTCTCCATCGAATCACACAACAACCAGAACGACCTCACCGAGCGTATGGCGCTCGCCATGATGGAACTGACGCCCGACAACGACGAGCGGTTGTGGATCGTGACCTGGCGTCTGTCCGGATCCGGCCCGCTGTTCGATTCGCTTTCGGCCGGCCCGGCACAGCAGGAACTGTGGAAGAAGCTCGAGTCGGAACTGACAGGCGAAAAGCAGGTTCGCCGCCTGCATCGTCTGGAACGCAGCGTCGATCGGCCCATGCCGGCGACGCCGCAAAAAGTTGGCGAGACCCGACTGTTGCAGGACTTTCAGGCCATCCTGCATGAATCGGGGGACGCACTGCTCGATCAGGTCCGCCGGGAACTGCTGGAACTGGACTGGATGAAGCACCACGACGCCCGCGCCATCCGCGAGGTGCTGAATCAGTTGTCGCGACCGGGGGTCTTTCGTCGCACACAGGCCGTGGCGGCGCATTGGTTGGAATAA